A stretch of the bacterium genome encodes the following:
- a CDS encoding TRAP transporter small permease subunit has product MRSNLRLFADSVSNLSNAVGKAASWLYPVLVVVMIINVALRYGLGRGFIELEELQWHLFAAAFLLGFAYTYVADEHVRADILAARLTPRARAWIELLGCLLLLFPFALIVTFYAFDFFLQSFQLGERSEMPSGLPYRWIIKGVLFLALALLSLQSLGTAARQALVLWPEREER; this is encoded by the coding sequence AATGCGGTAGGTAAGGCGGCCTCCTGGCTCTATCCGGTCCTCGTCGTCGTGATGATCATCAACGTGGCACTTCGCTACGGGCTCGGCCGCGGCTTCATCGAACTGGAAGAGCTTCAGTGGCATCTGTTCGCAGCCGCTTTCCTGCTCGGCTTCGCCTACACCTACGTGGCCGATGAGCATGTGCGGGCAGACATCCTCGCGGCACGTCTCACGCCCCGCGCACGCGCTTGGATCGAGTTGCTCGGCTGCCTGCTGCTGCTCTTCCCCTTTGCACTGATCGTCACCTTCTACGCATTCGACTTCTTCCTCCAATCGTTCCAATTGGGCGAGCGTTCGGAGATGCCGAGCGGCCTGCCCTACCGCTGGATCATCAAGGGCGTGCTCTTCCTGGCCCTCGCCCTGCTGAGCCTGCAATCCCTCGGCACGGCGGCCAGACAAGCGCTCGTGTTGTGGCCTGAGCGCGAGGAACGCTGA